The genomic DNA TACTATCTTTTTAAGACATTAAAAAAATTAGGAGATCCAATGAAAAATATCTGTAATACATATTCTATTTTGAATGTGATATACATGGAAAAGAAACAAAAAATTAATAGATTATTTATACGTATAACAGTTTCATTCGCCTATGTTTCATCAATAAAAAATATTTAATTTTAGTAAATTTATATAAAAAATAATATTTGTATCATATTGTTAAATTAAATGGAGATAAAAATGTATCAAAAAGAAACTATAATTACTGCTTCCAATGGTTTACATACCCGTCCAGCTACTCAATTTGTAAAAGCAGCAAAAAAATTTAATTCTGAAATTACAGTAATCTCTAACGGGAAAAAAGCAAGCGCTAAAAGTTTATTTAAACTACAAACATTAGGTTTAAGCAAAGGATCTATGGTTGTCATTTCTGCCGAAGGAACAGAC from Candidatus Blochmanniella camponoti includes the following:
- a CDS encoding HPr family phosphocarrier protein, with protein sequence MYQKETIITASNGLHTRPATQFVKAAKKFNSEITVISNGKKASAKSLFKLQTLGLSKGSMVVISAEGTDAEQAVQHLIEFITELK